Proteins encoded together in one Cataglyphis hispanica isolate Lineage 1 chromosome 17, ULB_Chis1_1.0, whole genome shotgun sequence window:
- the LOC126855935 gene encoding SAGA-associated factor 29, producing MPFTANAAASQIQERLKNIYNLVHDIETQRIRSEHNLNNIMKTHDKVTPDDKVSPYYQQKLKNLYNAAMSDAQQEEEILRKALSKINEIRTIRNERRIQARNAGNKETIRRGALMKMLLSTAQTLPLYVGKTPDAKVPPLCGAIPAEPTYIAKMGDMVAALVKGNEEGENWILAEVVQFNPATNKYEVDDIDEEQKPRHTLSRRRVVPLPLMRANPETDPHALFPKNSTVMALYPQTTCFYKAIVKQLPTTATEEYEVLFEDVNYPTGYSPPFNVAQRYVISIKESKKNKSQCK from the coding sequence ATGCCATTCACGGCAAATGCGGCAGCGAGTCAGATACAGGAGCGTCTGAAGAACATTTATAATCTCGTACACGATATAGAAACTCAACGCATTCGCTCGGAGCACAACCTGAACAACATCATGAAGACCCACGATAAGGTCACGCCTGACGACAAGGTCTCCCCTTACTATCAACAGAAGCTGAAGAACTTGTATAACGCCGCGATGAGCGACGCTCAACAGGAAGAGGAGATCCTGCGCAAGGCCCTTAGTAAGATAAACGAGATACGCACTATACGAAACGAACGACGCATACAGGCGCGTAACGCCGGCAACAAAGAGACTATCAGACGCGGAGCACTGATGAAGATGTTGTTGAGCACCGCGCAGACTCTACCTCTCTACGTGGGAAAAACGCCAGATGCCAAGGTGCCACCGTTGTGCGGTGCGATACCAGCCGAGCCGACATATATCGCGAAAATGGGTGACATGGTGGCCGCTCTGGTGAAAGGCAACGAGGAAGGGGAGAATTGGATACTAGCCGAAGTCGTGCAATTTAATCCCGCGACGAACAAGTACGAGGTCGACGATATCGATGAAGAGCAGAAACCACGTCATACATTGTCGCGAAGACGAGTGGTGCCGTTGCCGTTGATGAGGGCGAATCCCGAGACCGATCCTCATGCCCTGTTCCCGAAAAATTCCACGGTGATGGCGTTATATCCGCAAACCACCTGCTTTTACAAAGCGATCGTAAAGCAGCTACCGACCACCGCCACGGAAGAATACGAAGTTCTCTTCGAGGATGTTAATTATCCGACTGGCTACTCGCCACCATTCAACGTGGCGCAGCGTTATGTAATTTCCATCAAAGAGagcaagaaaaataagagccagtgtaaataa